Proteins encoded together in one Thermomonospora curvata DSM 43183 window:
- a CDS encoding LCP family protein — translation MPDVGDSDPIERYFRPRPESPTGPEEGTVPERPGEGVTVDGVPAPRVTVEAAGGGPRRPRRSMSHRSAAGARRQRRFLMTVGAMSALVLVTSGGAWGFQNYVTGALDKVRVGGLGDGGGPKGAMTILVAGVDRRDGLTPEQQKAARLGRAEGERSDTMMLVHISRDHDRISVVSLPRDSLVIIPAHRSNGSEGPKGTPIPARYGKLTWAYQYGGPDLTVATVKRATGVPIDHYIEVNFYGFVNMVDAIGGVDVCVEKAVYDKKSGLKLPAGTTHVNGLQALAFARARYSIGNGSDLGRIERQQQFMASLLKQALNTKTLSDPVKSTRFLNAALKTLRVDEKLAKNLPALADQMKDLSTDNVTFVKIPLKSENYMTPINGSAPQSTVLWDREKAEEVFAKIRRDQPFDPPSPKPASPSPTVDPDAPTVQPRDINVVVRNGVGTPGLAARAAGDLRRVGFGTSVPPGVARTGLRTTQIHYGSANVDAAKTLAAAIPGARLKKVPSLGDTIQVIVGSDWKGAKKVKIASLPGAPSDEDTGPQVSTASQKLCK, via the coding sequence ATGCCGGACGTAGGCGACTCCGATCCGATCGAGCGCTACTTCCGCCCCCGTCCGGAAAGCCCGACCGGCCCGGAGGAGGGCACCGTCCCCGAACGGCCCGGCGAGGGGGTCACGGTGGACGGGGTGCCGGCGCCCAGGGTGACCGTGGAGGCCGCCGGCGGCGGCCCGCGCCGGCCCCGCCGCTCGATGAGCCACCGTTCGGCCGCCGGCGCCCGGCGGCAGCGCCGGTTCCTGATGACCGTGGGCGCGATGTCGGCGCTCGTGCTGGTGACCTCCGGGGGGGCCTGGGGGTTCCAGAACTATGTGACCGGCGCCCTGGACAAGGTGCGGGTCGGCGGGCTCGGCGACGGCGGCGGCCCCAAGGGGGCGATGACGATCCTGGTGGCGGGCGTGGACCGCCGGGACGGGCTGACGCCCGAGCAGCAGAAGGCGGCCCGGCTGGGCCGGGCCGAGGGCGAGCGCTCCGACACGATGATGCTGGTGCACATCTCGCGCGACCACGACCGGATCTCGGTGGTGAGCCTGCCGCGCGACTCGCTGGTGATCATCCCGGCGCACCGCTCCAACGGCTCCGAGGGCCCCAAGGGGACGCCGATCCCCGCCCGCTACGGCAAGCTGACCTGGGCCTACCAGTACGGCGGGCCGGATCTGACGGTGGCCACCGTCAAACGGGCCACCGGCGTGCCCATCGACCACTACATCGAGGTCAATTTCTACGGCTTCGTGAACATGGTGGACGCCATCGGCGGCGTGGACGTGTGCGTGGAGAAGGCCGTTTACGACAAAAAGAGCGGGCTGAAGCTGCCCGCCGGCACCACCCACGTCAACGGGCTGCAGGCGCTGGCCTTCGCCCGGGCCCGCTACAGCATCGGCAACGGCAGCGACCTGGGCCGCATCGAGCGCCAGCAGCAGTTCATGGCCTCCCTGCTCAAGCAGGCGCTCAACACCAAGACCCTCAGCGATCCGGTCAAGTCCACCCGGTTCCTCAATGCCGCGTTGAAGACGCTGCGGGTGGACGAGAAGCTGGCCAAGAACCTGCCCGCCCTGGCCGATCAGATGAAGGACCTGTCCACCGACAACGTCACCTTCGTCAAGATCCCGCTCAAGAGCGAGAATTACATGACGCCGATCAACGGGTCGGCGCCCCAGTCCACCGTGCTGTGGGACCGGGAGAAGGCCGAAGAGGTGTTCGCCAAGATCCGGCGGGATCAGCCGTTCGATCCTCCCTCGCCCAAGCCGGCCTCTCCCTCGCCCACCGTGGACCCCGACGCTCCCACCGTGCAGCCCCGTGACATCAACGTGGTGGTCCGCAACGGCGTGGGCACCCCCGGTCTGGCCGCCAGGGCCGCCGGCGACCTGCGCCGGGTGGGTTTCGGCACCTCGGTGCCGCCCGGGGTGGCCCGCACCGGCCTGCGCACCACCCAGATCCACTACGGGTCGGCCAATGTGGACGCCGCCAAGACGCTGGCCGCCGCCATCCCCGGCGCCCGTCTCAAGAAGGTTCCGTCCCTCGGCGACACCATCCAGGTCATCGTGGGTTCCGACTGGAAGGGCGCCAAGAAGGTCAAGATCGCCTCACTGCCCGGCGCGCCGTCCGATGAGGACACCGGCCCTCAGGTGAGCACGGCCTCGCAGAAGCTGTGCAAGTGA
- a CDS encoding acyl-CoA dehydrogenase, protein MSADFPAYAPSEEHELLRRTVRELAETKIAPYAAQVDESGAFPQEALDALVAAELHAVHIPEAYGGAGADALATVIVIEEVARVCASSSLIPAVNKLGTMPLLLAGSEELKRRYLAPVARGEAMFSYALSEPEAGSDAASMKTRAVRDGDAWVLNGVKMWITNAGVSQYYTVMAVTDPGKGARGISAFVVDKDDEGVSFGPPERKLGIKGSPTRQVILEDVRVPAERMIGAEGTGFKTALATLDHTRITIAAQALGIAQGALDYALGYVKERRQFGRPVADFQGVQFMLADMAMQIEAARQLTYHAAVKSERVMRGESVPDLTFVSSACKCLASDVAMKVTTDAVQLLGGYGYTRDFPVERMMRDAKITQIYEGTNQIQRMVMARQLLKK, encoded by the coding sequence ATGAGTGCCGATTTTCCCGCGTACGCCCCGTCGGAGGAGCATGAGTTGCTGCGGCGGACGGTGCGTGAGCTGGCTGAGACCAAGATCGCTCCGTATGCCGCGCAGGTGGATGAGAGCGGCGCCTTTCCGCAGGAGGCGTTGGATGCGCTGGTGGCGGCGGAGTTGCATGCGGTGCACATCCCGGAGGCTTATGGGGGTGCCGGGGCCGATGCGCTGGCCACGGTGATCGTGATCGAGGAGGTGGCGCGGGTGTGCGCCTCTTCGTCGTTGATCCCGGCGGTCAACAAGCTGGGCACGATGCCGTTGCTGCTGGCCGGTTCTGAGGAGCTGAAGCGGCGGTATCTGGCGCCGGTGGCGCGGGGGGAGGCGATGTTCTCCTATGCGCTGTCGGAGCCGGAGGCCGGGTCGGATGCGGCCTCGATGAAGACCCGGGCGGTGCGTGATGGGGATGCCTGGGTGCTCAACGGGGTGAAGATGTGGATCACCAATGCGGGGGTGTCGCAGTACTACACGGTGATGGCGGTCACCGATCCGGGTAAGGGGGCGCGGGGGATCTCGGCGTTCGTGGTGGACAAGGACGATGAGGGGGTGTCGTTCGGGCCGCCGGAGCGCAAGCTGGGGATCAAGGGGTCGCCCACCCGTCAGGTGATCTTGGAGGATGTGCGGGTGCCGGCCGAGCGGATGATCGGGGCGGAGGGCACCGGGTTCAAGACGGCGTTGGCGACGTTGGATCACACGCGGATCACCATTGCCGCCCAGGCGTTGGGGATTGCGCAGGGGGCGTTGGATTATGCGCTGGGGTATGTGAAGGAGCGTCGTCAGTTCGGTCGGCCGGTCGCTGATTTTCAGGGTGTGCAGTTCATGCTGGCCGATATGGCGATGCAGATCGAGGCGGCGCGGCAGTTGACTTATCATGCGGCGGTCAAGTCTGAGCGGGTGATGCGTGGGGAGAGTGTGCCGGATCTGACCTTTGTGTCCTCGGCGTGTAAGTGTTTGGCGTCGGATGTGGCGATGAAGGTGACCACGGATGCGGTGCAGTTGCTGGGTGGGTATGGGTATACGCGGGATTTCCCGGTGGAGCGGATGATGCGGGATGCGAAGATCACGCAGATTTATGAGGGGACGAATCAGATTCAGCGGATGGTGATGGCCCGCCAACTGCTGAAGAAGTAG
- a CDS encoding serine/threonine-protein kinase gives MEALASTDPQMVGRYRLEARLGAGGMGRVFLGRSPGGRAVAVKVIRPELAADAEFRRRFAAEVAAARRVGGFHTAPVVDADPDGDPPWLVTAYVPGPSLAKVLTEHGALPEEALRGLAAGLAEALEAIHRAGLVHRDFKPSNILLAEDGPRVIDFGIARALDGTTLTRTGGTVGTPGFMAPEQITGDQVGPPADVFAFGTVLSRAAGVAPFGKGPAHVLLYRIVYQEPQLDGLPGWVREVVAECLDKDPARRPTAEELLSRLALPAGEADAETVRLPERSRPASAEGTPTQPPASTVAPDQVRLPQGTGQPGEARFPHIRRNVAYTLGECLFYLLLVGIGAFLLKEFAPLVPSAIGLDWVETTGWRGALKTVFVLLAACVGGLLALCGVFMLSPPSIRASLGPTENVIDQTGITQIYGKRFKHTDFYPWERIGQLQVRHYHDALGAPKDSWGLLMRFVPDAQPPIFYRWERDAGGKQTGWMLILSGKEVQATREEVEAAVRRFAGSLWEAPDSS, from the coding sequence GTGGAGGCTCTGGCGAGCACCGATCCGCAGATGGTCGGCCGGTACCGGCTGGAGGCCAGGCTGGGCGCCGGCGGGATGGGCCGGGTCTTCTTGGGACGTTCGCCCGGCGGGCGGGCGGTGGCCGTCAAGGTGATCCGGCCGGAGCTGGCGGCCGACGCCGAGTTCCGGCGGCGGTTCGCCGCCGAAGTGGCGGCGGCGCGCCGGGTCGGCGGGTTCCACACCGCCCCCGTGGTGGACGCCGACCCGGACGGCGACCCGCCCTGGCTGGTCACCGCCTACGTGCCCGGGCCGTCGCTGGCGAAGGTGCTCACCGAGCACGGGGCGCTGCCCGAGGAGGCGCTGCGCGGCCTGGCCGCCGGGCTGGCCGAGGCCCTGGAGGCCATTCACCGGGCCGGGCTGGTGCACCGCGACTTCAAGCCGTCCAACATCCTGCTGGCCGAGGACGGGCCGCGCGTCATCGACTTCGGCATCGCCCGCGCCCTGGACGGCACCACGCTCACCCGCACCGGCGGCACGGTCGGCACGCCCGGCTTCATGGCGCCCGAGCAGATCACCGGGGATCAGGTCGGCCCGCCCGCCGACGTGTTCGCGTTCGGGACGGTGCTGTCGCGCGCCGCCGGCGTCGCTCCCTTCGGCAAGGGACCCGCCCACGTCCTGCTTTACCGGATCGTCTACCAAGAGCCGCAACTCGACGGGCTTCCCGGCTGGGTGCGGGAGGTGGTCGCCGAGTGCCTGGACAAGGACCCCGCCCGCCGCCCCACCGCCGAGGAGCTGCTGAGCAGGCTGGCCCTGCCCGCGGGCGAGGCCGACGCCGAGACCGTACGGCTCCCCGAGCGGTCCCGGCCCGCATCCGCAGAGGGGACGCCCACGCAGCCGCCGGCCTCCACCGTCGCCCCGGACCAGGTCCGTCTCCCCCAGGGGACCGGGCAGCCGGGCGAGGCCCGCTTCCCCCACATCAGGCGGAACGTCGCATACACCCTCGGGGAGTGCTTGTTCTATCTGCTTCTCGTCGGGATCGGGGCATTCCTGCTGAAGGAATTCGCGCCCCTGGTGCCCTCAGCGATCGGCCTGGACTGGGTGGAGACAACCGGGTGGCGGGGGGCGCTGAAGACGGTGTTCGTGCTGCTCGCGGCCTGCGTGGGCGGGCTGCTGGCCCTCTGCGGCGTGTTCATGTTGAGCCCTCCCTCGATAAGGGCCTCCCTCGGGCCGACCGAAAACGTCATTGACCAGACGGGGATCACCCAGATCTACGGCAAGCGCTTCAAACACACCGACTTCTACCCCTGGGAGCGGATCGGACAGCTCCAGGTCCGCCACTACCACGACGCGCTGGGGGCGCCGAAAGACTCCTGGGGGCTGCTGATGCGGTTCGTGCCCGACGCGCAGCCGCCCATCTTCTACCGGTGGGAACGGGACGCCGGCGGCAAGCAGACCGGCTGGATGCTCATCCTCAGCGGCAAGGAGGTGCAGGCCACCCGGGAGGAGGTCGAGGCGGCGGTACGGCGTTTCGCCGGTTCCCTATGGGAAGCGCCGGACAGTTCCTGA
- a CDS encoding CoA-binding protein: MNERYADPDVITRLLEKSRTWAFVGLSDNPARTVYDQARKLQGRGKRIIPVHPQAQAVLGERAYATLADIPADIEIDVVGVYRRAQFAGKVVDEAIARGAGAVWMPFDVIDEAAAERALAAGLDVVMDRCPAVEWALRH; encoded by the coding sequence ATGAACGAGCGATACGCCGACCCGGATGTGATCACACGGCTGCTGGAGAAGTCACGCACCTGGGCCTTTGTGGGGCTGTCCGACAACCCCGCCCGGACCGTCTACGACCAGGCGCGCAAGCTGCAGGGACGGGGCAAGCGGATCATCCCGGTGCACCCGCAGGCCCAGGCGGTGCTGGGCGAGCGGGCCTATGCGACGCTGGCCGACATCCCCGCCGACATCGAGATCGACGTGGTGGGCGTGTACCGGCGGGCGCAGTTCGCCGGGAAGGTGGTGGACGAGGCGATCGCGCGGGGCGCCGGGGCGGTGTGGATGCCGTTCGACGTGATCGACGAGGCGGCCGCCGAGCGGGCGCTGGCGGCCGGACTGGACGTGGTGATGGACCGCTGCCCGGCGGTGGAGTGGGCGCTGCGCCACTGA
- the purE gene encoding 5-(carboxyamino)imidazole ribonucleotide mutase yields MTAPLVGVVMGSDSDWPVMKQAAEALEEFGVPYEADVVSAHRMPHDMIAYGAQAAERGLRVIIAGAGGAAHLPGMLASVTPLPVIGVPVPLKHLDGLDSLLSIVQMPAGVPVATVAVGAARNAGLLAVRILAASDPELQAKMRDFQQDLYRQAKAKGARLRESLGAEGA; encoded by the coding sequence ATGACGGCACCGCTGGTCGGCGTGGTGATGGGCAGCGACTCCGACTGGCCCGTCATGAAGCAGGCCGCCGAGGCGCTGGAGGAGTTCGGCGTCCCGTATGAGGCCGATGTGGTCTCCGCGCACCGGATGCCGCACGACATGATCGCCTACGGCGCGCAGGCCGCCGAGCGGGGCCTGCGCGTGATCATCGCCGGGGCGGGGGGCGCCGCCCACCTGCCCGGCATGCTGGCCTCGGTGACCCCGCTGCCGGTGATCGGCGTCCCGGTCCCGCTCAAGCACCTGGACGGGCTGGACTCGCTGCTGTCCATCGTGCAGATGCCCGCCGGCGTCCCGGTCGCCACCGTCGCGGTCGGCGCCGCCCGCAACGCCGGGCTGCTGGCCGTGCGCATCCTGGCCGCCTCCGACCCCGAGCTGCAGGCCAAGATGCGCGACTTCCAGCAGGACCTGTACCGGCAGGCCAAGGCCAAGGGCGCCCGGCTGCGCGAGTCCCTGGGGGCCGAGGGCGCCTGA